In Syntrophorhabdus sp., one DNA window encodes the following:
- a CDS encoding cytochrome c3 family protein — protein MTHKDGTTRFSRDRLLVAALALAVLFVYAGTLYAAPKQVASAKGGDCKACHGEEKVFSPSHPDTKAMAYKDCLGCHAKGGPQMLQGKLPGSHLHQLRGVTCEKCHGKAAKPEAVEVDQCLKCHNADKLAERTAKVKPENPHTSPHYGTSLDCTLCHRQHAKSENYCNQCHKFNFVVP, from the coding sequence ATGACACATAAAGATGGAACCACCAGGTTCTCTCGCGATCGGCTTCTTGTCGCCGCGCTGGCTCTGGCAGTTCTTTTCGTGTATGCAGGCACCCTTTACGCGGCGCCAAAGCAGGTGGCCTCGGCAAAGGGGGGCGACTGTAAGGCCTGCCATGGTGAGGAAAAGGTGTTCTCGCCTTCCCATCCGGACACGAAGGCAATGGCCTACAAGGACTGCCTTGGCTGCCACGCGAAGGGGGGTCCCCAGATGCTGCAGGGGAAGTTGCCCGGCAGCCATCTCCATCAGCTAAGGGGTGTGACGTGCGAAAAGTGTCACGGAAAGGCTGCAAAGCCAGAGGCGGTCGAGGTGGATCAGTGTCTGAAGTGCCACAACGCCGACAAGCTCGCGGAGAGGACGGCAAAGGTCAAGCCCGAGAACCCCCACACGTCTCCCCACTACGGGACTTCGCTGGATTGCACCCTCTGCCATCGCCAGCACGCGAAGTCGGAGAACTACTGCAACCAGTGCCATAAATTCAATTTTGTCGTTCCATAA
- a CDS encoding flavocytochrome c yields the protein MSDDVGQKKGLTRRGFLKSAGGVAAVAGMAAGGVAVGAREGAAVPVAMPKKWDQTYDVVVIGSGFAGLAAAIEAKNAGASVVVIEKMPVHGGNSIINGGDFCAPGTRLQKAAGVEDSADLMYKDMMKAGLYLNNPELARILADNAREAVEWCEDYVGAKFTRLNFHGGHSVKRANQTVNASGSELVNKMLAKAKGLGVEVRTRTKMEHMITNKDGRVVGIEVKTGFRYPDEKSGKTGYIKAGKAVVLTSGGFSNDIALRRIQDPRLTEKFGSTNQPGATGEALLAACMAGAMDVQMDWIQLGPWTSPDEKGFGHVPLFCERLVGYGPMIDPATGKRFFKETGNRKERADAIILIGHPVIIMGDSYSVPKQVFPNALEKGLQNGAVKKFDTLEALAKNYNIPLETFQKEIARWNSFVEKKKDDDFSCMIFPDAKPTVAPPFYAARLWPKVHHTMGGLVIDKNARVFGFSLKPLKGLYAAGEVTGGIHGAVRLGGVAMADCIVFGRIAGKNAAKETAWS from the coding sequence ATGAGCGACGATGTTGGACAGAAGAAAGGTTTGACAAGGCGTGGTTTCCTGAAGTCGGCGGGAGGCGTGGCGGCGGTTGCCGGTATGGCCGCGGGTGGCGTCGCGGTCGGGGCCCGCGAGGGTGCGGCTGTGCCTGTTGCCATGCCGAAGAAGTGGGACCAGACCTATGATGTAGTTGTCATCGGCAGCGGGTTCGCGGGTCTCGCGGCCGCGATCGAGGCGAAGAACGCGGGCGCGAGCGTTGTGGTCATCGAGAAGATGCCGGTGCACGGCGGCAATTCGATCATCAATGGCGGCGATTTCTGCGCTCCGGGAACGCGCCTGCAGAAAGCGGCAGGTGTTGAGGACTCGGCGGATCTCATGTACAAGGACATGATGAAGGCGGGACTTTACCTCAACAATCCCGAGCTGGCACGGATACTGGCGGACAACGCGAGGGAAGCCGTTGAATGGTGCGAGGACTACGTGGGGGCGAAATTCACGCGGCTCAACTTTCACGGCGGCCATTCCGTGAAGAGAGCGAACCAGACCGTCAATGCGTCGGGCTCTGAACTCGTCAACAAGATGCTCGCCAAGGCGAAGGGTCTGGGTGTCGAGGTCAGGACCCGGACGAAGATGGAGCACATGATCACGAACAAAGACGGTCGTGTCGTCGGCATCGAGGTGAAAACGGGGTTCAGGTACCCTGACGAGAAGTCGGGGAAGACGGGCTACATCAAGGCCGGCAAGGCCGTGGTCCTCACCTCGGGAGGGTTCTCCAACGACATCGCCCTGCGCCGGATCCAGGATCCCCGTCTCACGGAGAAATTCGGGTCGACGAACCAGCCGGGCGCGACAGGCGAGGCCTTACTTGCCGCCTGCATGGCCGGTGCCATGGATGTCCAGATGGATTGGATACAGCTTGGACCCTGGACGAGCCCCGATGAGAAAGGGTTCGGCCATGTTCCTCTCTTCTGCGAGCGCCTTGTCGGTTACGGACCCATGATCGACCCCGCGACGGGGAAGCGTTTCTTCAAGGAAACAGGAAACCGCAAGGAGAGGGCTGATGCCATCATCCTCATCGGCCATCCCGTGATAATCATGGGAGATTCCTACTCCGTGCCCAAACAGGTGTTCCCCAACGCCCTGGAGAAGGGCCTGCAGAACGGGGCGGTGAAGAAGTTCGACACCCTGGAAGCCCTGGCGAAGAACTACAACATCCCCCTGGAGACCTTTCAGAAAGAGATCGCCCGGTGGAACTCCTTTGTGGAGAAGAAAAAGGACGATGATTTCAGCTGCATGATCTTCCCCGACGCGAAGCCGACGGTCGCGCCTCCGTTCTACGCGGCGAGGCTCTGGCCGAAGGTCCACCATACCATGGGCGGCCTGGTGATCGACAAGAACGCGCGGGTCTTCGGTTTCAGCCTTAAACCCTTGAAGGGGCTCTATGCCGCCGGTGAGGTCACGGGCGGGATCCATGGAGCCGTTCGGCTCGGCGGGGTGGCCATGGCCGATTGCATCGTCTTCGGCCGCATCGCCGGAAAGAATGCCGCGAAAGAGACAGCGTGGAGCTGA
- a CDS encoding PEP-CTERM sorting domain-containing protein: MKANNKYKTMVFGIIGFLLLFAPLAAHADFSFSMGDNGYYPDSNKHTNISKVELFVYNSPGVTFTGSGATNLSSSSSGVSGWSATLVNPSYVLLDGKKNLSDIYWTALFSGTAPESFRFDYLVYAPNNKVAFAISMSIVNGQPNFTQGSGWVALDPKHLPNYNRNPVPLPPSAWLLGVGLVGAFFVRKKMAKQTI, translated from the coding sequence ATGAAAGCGAATAACAAATATAAGACAATGGTATTCGGAATCATCGGATTCCTTCTGTTGTTCGCCCCTCTGGCTGCGCATGCCGACTTCTCCTTCAGCATGGGCGACAACGGTTACTACCCGGACAGCAACAAGCACACCAATATATCCAAGGTTGAGCTTTTTGTTTACAATAGCCCGGGTGTGACATTCACGGGTTCCGGCGCGACCAACCTTTCGTCCAGCAGTTCCGGTGTCAGCGGCTGGAGCGCCACCCTGGTCAATCCCTCGTATGTGCTGTTGGATGGGAAGAAGAACTTGAGCGACATTTATTGGACCGCGCTGTTCAGTGGGACCGCCCCGGAGAGCTTTCGTTTTGACTACCTGGTCTATGCTCCCAATAACAAGGTTGCCTTCGCGATCAGCATGAGCATTGTGAACGGGCAGCCGAACTTCACCCAGGGCTCCGGTTGGGTTGCGCTGGACCCCAAGCACCTGCCCAACTACAACCGCAACCCCGTGCCTCTGCCTCCGAGCGCGTGGCTTCTTGGTGTAGGGCTTGTGGGAGCCTTTTTTGTCAGAAAGAAGATGGCGAAGCAAACCATCTAG